The following are encoded in a window of Harmonia axyridis chromosome 7, icHarAxyr1.1, whole genome shotgun sequence genomic DNA:
- the LOC123685276 gene encoding uncharacterized protein LOC123685276 produces MRWSEEENILLMRVHFIALEMQELTGRTYRQISTETWNEIYPERRSYPNLLANRVRWILQNGKFSSMELDSIMQSVSPLGAEVQEEMGSTENGTQVETRVSFRQTGTERRFSRNLQLFSGMGPEKRPKLPRMKGSVRLLQTVRKIDDVLNTCMRNSKNIEEILDMVYAAAVTVCEEVGIHLGNNQPTHRKDKTPPWKIRLEKKIDENRRKIGVIHTYLHADSPSRKLLKKTLRVASEYRVRSRSWHLREELVTICDRLKQKVKTLGNRLKRYNERVKRYRNNELYYKNPQQFFRSLEEGVEAAGEESLSLKKMYREWNEIWGDAKTHDDGAYWIKEAERKAETYDMEELEIKEEDIRMVLRRARNWSAPGSDGLHNYWWKNFQSTHKHLARMFQEALHNPSVIPESLTLGVTHMIPKGDKTSDPKNYRPITCLPSIYKILTGVLTTTIWRHVDNYGIMAPEQNGCRKNIRGCKEALIVDHLVTKQARKKLRNISVAWIDYKKAFDSMPHSWLLKILRLYGVSESVVKLLEHLMKSWRTQLLVTTQGKTTATPEIKIRRGIFQGDKLSPLWFCLALNFLSKLLRDDKYGYIIERRRNTKINHQLHIDDLKLYASSEGEMKRMLKIVASFSETVRMEMGLSKCAVVHVQRGKLVEGDEMQVQDSISIRRMGLDETYKYLGVQQGLEINLAESKATFKEKFFGRLRKVLASKLNSRSMFTAINTWAVPCIAYSFGVVRWSTTELQSMDTRVRVLLTKYGIHHPHASVSRLYVPRKDGGRGLQSLEIIPNNVVKDLRGYFQTKNSPLFKVICQEDENITALNLSDRRNPTEAPTIGTLTERWHGMTLHGRYPEALKNNNVNKEQSLEYITAGYLYPETEGRLVAIQDQVVPTRAYIKNITKRYLPSNKCRKCSQGLETIQHVTSSCSILAPKEYTDRHNAMAKVYHQAIAIRTGLILTSRKPYEYVPKAVMENENYRLYWDTLMETDRPVAHNRPDIVIFDKVKKGANIIDVTVPADDSISRAYTEKITKYEDLAFEQKEIYDLRKVYIIPLIITTNGLVETHLGENTALLGLDQDIISTAQKEVVLWTTRIVRKFLVNG; encoded by the coding sequence ATGCGATGGTCTGAGGAAGAAAACATTCTTTTAATGCGCGTTCACTTTATTGCTTTGGAGATGCAAGAACTCACAGGACGAACTTACCGACAAATTTCAACTGAGACCTGGAATGAAATCTACCCAGAGAGACGATCTTATCCCAATTTATTAGCAAATAGAGTCAGATGGATTCTCCAGAATGGCAAATTTTCGTCGATGGAGCTCGATTCTATAATGCAGAGTGTTTCACCACTTGGAGCGGAGGTACAGGAAGAAATGGGGTCAACTGAAAATGGTACGCAGGTGGAGACTAGAGTGAGCTTTAGACAAACCGGAACAGAGCGACGCTTCTCCAGAAATTTGCAATTGTTCTCGGGAATGGGACCTGAGAAAAGACCAAAATTGCCAAGGATGAAGGGCTCCGTCAGGTTGCTTCAGACTGTTCGGAAAATTGATGACGTATTGAACACCTGTATGCGGAACTCAAAGAATATTGAAGAGATACTGGACATGGTCTATGCGGCTGCGGTGACTGTCTGCGAGGAGGTTGGCATTCATTTAGGAAACAATCAACCCACGCACCGCAAAGATAAAACCCCTCCATGGAAAATACGCCTAGAAAAAAAGATAGATGAGAACAGAAGGAAGATCGGGGTGATTCACACTTACCTGCATGCGGATAGTCCATCGAGGAAGCTTCTGAAGAAAACACTAAGAGTTGCGTCGGAGTACCGGGTGAGGAGTCGTAGTTGGCACCTGAGAGAGGAGCTGGTGACAATCTGCGATAGGCTGAAACAAAAGGTTAAAACTTTAGGCAATCGCTTGAAACGTTATAACGAGAGAGTTAAGAGGTATAGGAACAACGAACTGTATTACAAAAACCCACAGCAATTTTTTCGGTCGCTTGAAGAGGGAGTAGAGGCTGCAGGGGAAGAATCgctatcattgaaaaaaatgtatagaGAATGGAATGAAATCTGGGGGGACGCGAAGACGCATGACGACGGGGCCTATTGGATAAAAGAAGCTGAGAGGAAAGCTGAAACGTATGACATGGAAGAGCTTGAAATAAAGGAGGAAGATATACGTATGGTGCTGAGAAGGGCAAGAAATTGGTCTGCCCCGGGCTCTGATGGATTGCACaattattggtggaagaacTTCCAATCAACACATAAACATCTGGCTAGAATGTTCCAGGAAGCCCTGCACAACCCTTCGGTGATACCGGAGTCTCTCACGCTTGGTGTAACCCACATGATACCAAAGGGAGATAAAACCAGCGACCCAAAAAACTACCGACCCATCACTTGCCTGCCCTCAATATACAAGATACTTACAGGTGTGCTCACGACGACCATTTGGAGGCATGTGGACAACTATGGAATAATGGCCCCAGAGCAGAATGGATGCAGGAAAAATATAAGAGGATGTAAGGAGGCTCTCATTGttgatcacctggtgacgaaaCAGGCCAGGAAAAAGCTGAGGAATATATCTGTGGCATGGATCGATTATAAAAAGGCCTTCGATTCCATGCCACACTCTTGGCTGCTGAAAATCTTGCGCCTTTATGGAGTATCTGAGTCTGTAGTGAAGCTTCTAGAACATCTGATGAAATCGTGGCGTACGCAATTACTGGTCACCACGCAGGGAAAAACTACCGCAacacctgaaataaaaatcagaAGAGGAATATTTCAAGGTGATAAGCTCAGTCCGCTATGGTTCTGtctggcgctgaatttcttgaGTAAGCTTTTGAGAGATGACAAATATGGCTACATAATTGAAAGACGAAGGAACACGAAGATTAACCATCAGCTTCACATAGATGATCTGAAGCTTTATGCATCCAGTGAGGGGGAGATGAAGAGAATGCTCAAGATTGTGGCATCCTTCTCGGAGACGGTAAGGATGGAAATGGGGCTGAGTAAGTGTGCGGTGGTGCATGTACAGAGAGGAAAACTGGTTGAGGGAGATGAAATGCAGGTGCAGGATAGCATATCTATCCGAAGAATGGGGTTGGACGAAACATACAAGTACCTGGGAGTTCAACAGGGGCTGGAAATAAATCTTGCCGAATCTAAGGCAACCTTTaaagaaaagttttttggaaggCTCAGAAAGGTCCTGGCAAGCAAACTGAACTCAAGATCTATGTTTACTGCCATCAACACCTGGGCTGTTCCGTGCATAGCCTACTCATTTGGAGTTGTAAGATGGTCGACCACAGAGCTCCAATCAATGGATACAAGGGTAAGGGTTCTCCTGACAAAATACGGGATTCATCACCCACATGCCTCGGTAAGCAGACTATATGTACCCAGGAAGGATGGAGGTAGAGGGTTACAGAGTCTGGAAATCATCCCTAATAATGTCGTGAAGGATTTGAGAGGGTACTTTCAGACAAAAAACTCACCATTGTTCAAGGTTATATGTCAGGAGGACGAGAACATAACAGCGCTCAATCTATCAGACCGAAGAAATCCCACCGAGGCACCGACCATCGGAACGCTGACTGAACGGTGGCACGGAATGACGCTACATGGCAGGTATCCAGAAGccctgaaaaataataatgtcaACAAGGAACAATCACTTGAATATATAACAGCGGGTTACTTATATCCTGAGACTGAAGGAAGACTGGTGGCAATCCAAGACCAGGTGGTTCCGACTAGAGCATATATTAAGAACATAACAAAAAGATACTTACCATCAAATAAATGCCGAAAGTGCTCTCAGGGTCTTGAAACAATACAGCATGTCACGTCTTCTTGCTCCATCTTGGCACCTAAAGAGTATACAGACCGCCATAACGCAATGGCTAAGGTTTACCACCAAGCGATAGCTATAAGAACTGGATTGATACTCACCTCAAGGAAGCCGTACGAATACGTGCCAAAAGCGGTCATGGAAAATGAGAATTACAGGCTCTACTGGGACACCCTGATGGAGACGGATAGGCCGGTTGCACACAACAGACCGGATATTGTTATCTTCGACAAAGTTAAGAAGGGGGCTAATATTATCGACGTCACTGTGCCTGCAGATGATAGCATTTCTAGAGCATACACCGAAAAAATTACGAAATACGAAGATCTCGCTTTCGAGCAGAAAGAGATTTATGATCTCAGAAAGGTGTATATTATCCCGCTCATAATCACGACGAACGGCCTGGTGGAAACACATCTGGGAGAGAACACAGCTCTATTGGGATTGGATCAGGACATCATAAGCACAGCGCAGAAGGAGGTAGTCCTGTGGACGACAAGAATAGTCCGAAAATTTCTTGTCAATGGCTGA